Proteins co-encoded in one Candidatus Limnocylindrales bacterium genomic window:
- a CDS encoding DEAD/DEAH box helicase: MTSAISWKELLDAVRTDCPVGLWTRGQTLAREGAVQGESRSSDDLCFRVRVPGRAVAPTVHLYPQDADWDCDCDAARACEHVAACISAVTASPRALDELFAAQAGAASLRYRFERSGNGVVLRRFLCTPGAPPQPVRGALLQAIAAGGDALVPTHADLELDRRLAREPDAPLDFDRAVFTLRALVTVEDVWLEDRKVSVSAEPIFPHAFVEDAGADVALVVETGSGVEVIGDGVVLAGDTLRPPGAASEFGTRWQRLPLRRHFRISEVGELAGTLLPELERHVSVDIRSRRVPGRARSSPPWLRFQVDVVGGDVDVLAQLVYGDPPVARIDAGRLVHLEGAVPVRDEARERELVLRLRDELNLVPGRRATFHGTDAARFLAAVERFDDGRPRSAARAVTGATRPELSARVSEHDGDLQLSFQAVVDGKVRTADAAAVVDAWQQGLGVVPLDGGGFGALPVGWLERHGELVAELLAARAANEGKTPRAAAALVAELCDSLERAAPPDAQRLRALLESDERPQQAVPHEEFRGELRGYQRAGAVWLERLRSAGLGGVLADDMGLGKTVQTLAVVRGSTLVVCPRSVIHNWTAEITRFRPDLCVTLYHGAGRALTSSPAASRQATVTLTTYATLRNDIDALAERDWDLVILDESQNIKNAESQTARAAFRLRAGARIALSGTPIENRPSELWSQMHFVNRGLLGGRSAFVERYERPMLTGDARAAEALRRRVRPFVLRRLKREVAPELPPRTDAVLFCELEPHERAVYDSVRAASRAEVARRLADGASPLAVLEALLRLRQAACHAGLVPGHHAEGSSKVEALRDALEDVVADGHKALVFSQWTSLLDRIEPHLRESSIDFTRLDGSTRDRGGVVGGFQAADGPPVMLLSLTAGGTGLNLTAADHVFLMDPWWNPAVEDQAADRTHRIGQERPVMVYRLVAKDTVEERVLALQARKRAIAEAVLETGAAGDVVTREDILALLE; the protein is encoded by the coding sequence GTGACCAGCGCGATCTCATGGAAAGAGCTGCTCGATGCGGTGCGCACCGACTGCCCCGTCGGCCTTTGGACGCGCGGGCAGACGCTGGCGCGCGAAGGCGCGGTGCAGGGTGAGTCGCGCAGCAGCGACGATCTATGTTTTCGCGTGCGGGTGCCGGGACGGGCAGTGGCGCCGACGGTGCACCTGTATCCGCAAGACGCCGACTGGGACTGCGACTGCGATGCCGCGCGCGCCTGCGAGCACGTCGCTGCCTGCATCAGCGCAGTCACCGCCAGCCCTCGAGCGCTCGACGAGCTGTTCGCCGCGCAGGCCGGAGCGGCGTCGCTGCGCTATCGCTTCGAGCGAAGCGGCAACGGCGTCGTGCTGCGCCGCTTCCTGTGCACGCCCGGCGCTCCGCCGCAGCCGGTGCGCGGAGCGCTGCTGCAGGCGATCGCCGCCGGCGGCGACGCTCTGGTCCCCACCCATGCCGATCTGGAGCTGGACCGGCGCCTGGCACGCGAGCCGGATGCGCCGCTCGATTTCGACCGCGCCGTCTTCACGCTGCGCGCGCTCGTCACCGTCGAGGACGTGTGGCTCGAAGATCGCAAGGTCTCGGTTTCGGCCGAGCCGATATTTCCGCACGCATTCGTCGAGGACGCCGGCGCCGATGTCGCGCTCGTCGTGGAGACGGGCAGCGGCGTCGAAGTGATCGGCGACGGCGTCGTGCTGGCCGGCGATACGCTTCGCCCGCCCGGCGCCGCCAGTGAGTTCGGCACGCGCTGGCAGCGCCTGCCGCTTCGCCGCCACTTCCGCATCAGTGAGGTCGGCGAGCTGGCCGGGACGCTGCTTCCCGAGCTCGAGCGTCACGTCAGCGTGGACATTCGCAGCCGGCGTGTTCCGGGCCGCGCCAGATCGTCGCCGCCGTGGCTTCGCTTCCAGGTCGACGTCGTCGGCGGTGACGTCGACGTGCTTGCGCAGCTGGTCTATGGCGATCCGCCGGTCGCACGCATCGATGCCGGCAGGCTCGTGCACCTGGAGGGCGCGGTGCCGGTTCGCGACGAAGCGCGCGAGCGCGAGCTGGTGCTGCGGCTGCGCGACGAGCTCAACCTCGTGCCCGGACGGCGCGCGACGTTTCACGGCACCGACGCCGCGCGCTTCCTCGCTGCCGTCGAGCGTTTCGACGATGGCCGCCCGCGCTCCGCGGCGCGCGCCGTCACCGGCGCAACGCGTCCCGAGCTGAGCGCGCGCGTGTCCGAACACGACGGCGATCTTCAGCTGTCGTTCCAGGCCGTCGTCGACGGCAAGGTGCGCACGGCCGATGCCGCAGCGGTCGTCGATGCGTGGCAGCAGGGGCTCGGCGTGGTGCCGCTGGACGGCGGCGGTTTCGGCGCATTGCCTGTCGGCTGGCTCGAGCGCCATGGCGAGCTGGTCGCGGAGCTTCTCGCGGCGCGCGCCGCCAACGAGGGCAAGACGCCGCGCGCCGCTGCCGCGCTCGTTGCCGAGCTGTGCGATTCGCTCGAGCGGGCGGCGCCGCCCGATGCGCAGCGTCTGCGGGCGCTGCTCGAATCGGACGAGCGCCCGCAGCAGGCCGTGCCGCATGAGGAGTTCCGGGGCGAGCTGCGCGGATATCAGCGGGCGGGTGCGGTGTGGCTCGAGCGCCTGCGCAGCGCGGGCCTCGGCGGCGTGCTGGCCGACGACATGGGTCTGGGCAAGACGGTGCAGACGCTGGCCGTGGTGCGAGGAAGCACGCTGGTGGTGTGCCCGCGCAGCGTGATCCACAACTGGACCGCCGAGATCACGCGCTTCCGCCCCGATCTGTGCGTCACTCTCTATCACGGTGCCGGCCGCGCGCTGACATCGTCGCCCGCTGCGTCGCGGCAGGCCACGGTGACGCTGACGACGTACGCGACGCTGCGCAACGACATCGACGCCCTTGCCGAGCGCGATTGGGACCTGGTGATCCTGGACGAGTCGCAGAACATCAAGAACGCCGAATCCCAGACCGCGCGCGCGGCCTTCCGGCTGCGCGCCGGCGCGCGCATCGCCCTGTCCGGCACTCCCATCGAAAACAGGCCGAGCGAGCTGTGGAGCCAGATGCATTTCGTCAACCGCGGCCTGCTCGGCGGCCGCAGCGCGTTCGTGGAGCGATACGAGCGGCCGATGCTGACCGGCGATGCGCGCGCCGCAGAGGCGCTGCGGCGGCGCGTGCGTCCATTCGTGCTGCGGCGCCTCAAGCGCGAAGTCGCACCCGAGCTGCCGCCGCGCACCGACGCGGTGCTGTTCTGCGAGCTCGAGCCCCACGAGCGAGCGGTCTACGACTCGGTGCGCGCCGCTTCGCGCGCCGAGGTCGCGCGGCGTCTTGCCGACGGAGCCTCGCCGCTTGCCGTGCTCGAGGCGCTGCTGCGCCTTCGCCAGGCCGCATGCCACGCCGGACTTGTGCCGGGCCATCACGCCGAGGGTTCTTCGAAAGTGGAGGCGCTGCGAGATGCGCTCGAGGACGTGGTGGCCGATGGTCACAAGGCGCTGGTGTTCTCGCAGTGGACGAGCCTGCTCGACCGCATCGAGCCGCACCTGCGCGAGTCGTCCATCGACTTCACAAGGCTGGATGGCAGCACGCGTGACCGCGGCGGCGTCGTCGGCGGGTTCCAGGCAGCCGATGGTCCCCCTGTCATGCTGCTGTCGCTCACTGCGGGCGGGACGGGCCTCAACCTGACCGCCGCCGATCACGTCTTTCTCATGGACCCGTGGTGGAATCCTGCCGTCGAAGACCAGGCCGCCGACCGTACCCACCGCATCGGACAGGAACGACCGGTCATGGTCTACCGCCTGGTTGCCAAGGACACGGTCGAAGAGCGCGTGCTCGCGCTGCAGGCGCGCAAACGTGCCATCGCCGAAGCCGTGCTGGAAACGGGCGCCGCCGGCGACGTCGTCACGCGCGAGGACATCCTGGCTCTTCTCGAGTAG
- a CDS encoding glycosyltransferase family 4 protein produces the protein MQPTCIVYVSHTAELYGAERSLATLVLEQQRAWRFRPIVITPTPGPLVDLLRHHGVDVRIRRFGYWLRWQERRFDRLLAIAMLAQCVIGALRLRASLRRAGAAVVYSNTMASPFGAILASILGVPHVWHVRELFDVPDAPCSRFGPALTLSVLRAYSATVIFNSKFIAASYQMRVRLPHARTIYNGFDFPPCEEGELTARDYERRVKLPGGPSVLFVGKASPVKNHELALEALRLLVLRGRSVRFCFVGGASADYARKRADLCTALGLNPQVEFADFVEDLASIYSRTAILAVTSVAESFGRSIVEAFGEGIPAVAVRSGGVAEIVLDGRNGRLVRPGDAAALADALVEVLDDEVAYLRMANFARSDSRARFSKERYVKEIESELDLLVRRRR, from the coding sequence ATGCAACCGACCTGCATCGTCTACGTTTCCCACACCGCCGAGCTCTACGGAGCCGAGCGCTCGCTGGCCACGCTCGTGCTCGAGCAGCAGCGCGCCTGGCGGTTCCGGCCGATAGTCATCACGCCGACGCCGGGCCCGCTGGTCGACCTCCTGCGCCACCACGGCGTCGACGTTCGAATCCGCCGGTTCGGGTACTGGTTACGCTGGCAAGAGCGACGGTTCGATCGCCTCCTGGCAATCGCGATGCTCGCGCAGTGCGTGATCGGTGCCTTGCGCCTTCGCGCAAGCCTGCGCCGGGCGGGAGCGGCGGTCGTCTATTCCAATACGATGGCGTCGCCGTTCGGAGCGATTCTCGCGAGCATTCTCGGCGTTCCCCACGTCTGGCACGTCCGCGAGCTGTTCGACGTGCCCGACGCCCCCTGCTCCCGATTCGGTCCGGCGCTGACGCTCTCGGTGCTTCGCGCATACAGCGCCACCGTGATCTTCAACTCGAAGTTCATTGCTGCAAGCTATCAGATGCGTGTTCGTCTGCCGCATGCACGTACCATCTACAATGGGTTCGACTTTCCGCCGTGCGAGGAGGGCGAGCTGACGGCGAGGGACTACGAGAGGCGAGTGAAGCTGCCCGGAGGCCCGTCCGTCCTGTTCGTCGGCAAGGCCAGCCCGGTCAAGAACCACGAGCTGGCGCTCGAGGCGCTGCGGCTGCTCGTCTTGCGGGGCAGATCCGTCCGCTTCTGCTTCGTCGGCGGCGCCTCCGCCGACTACGCTCGCAAGCGCGCGGACCTCTGCACGGCGCTCGGGCTGAATCCTCAGGTCGAATTCGCCGACTTCGTCGAGGATCTCGCTTCGATCTACAGCCGCACAGCCATTCTTGCCGTCACCTCGGTCGCCGAGTCATTCGGACGCAGCATCGTCGAAGCTTTCGGCGAGGGAATTCCCGCGGTGGCAGTTCGATCGGGCGGAGTTGCCGAAATCGTCCTCGACGGCCGCAACGGCCGTCTGGTGCGCCCTGGAGACGCGGCCGCTCTCGCGGACGCTCTGGTCGAAGTCCTCGACGACGAGGTTGCGTATCTGCGAATGGCCAACTTCGCTCGCAGCGACTCGCGCGCGAGATTCTCGAAGGAACGCTATGTGAAGGAGATCGAGTCGGAGCTCGACCTGCTGGTGCGGCGACGCCGGTAG
- a CDS encoding peptidoglycan DD-metalloendopeptidase family protein has product MKRLQPSVRLLAHSAFAMALSLSVLPSAALARCGDGVQEAAEECDDGNNSSGDCCSSTCTYEEAGTPCSNFDACHVTGVCDDGECAGGEPLACDDGNPCTVDYCNADAGGCQANAIAGCCTEDDSCDDGVTCNGQETCVLAPMASSGSCHAGTPVACDDGDACTVDQCVPAQRGCQHTPSASAPGCVAEDVDGDGVWDRFDNCLDTPPGMLPTLDGCSSGDMSENPLNLIRQSDAAYAKLISTFLADETVRRERKLAQRMRKTMERGAYQVGAGRSCTAVKTFFKAEKLNDKILFSLNQRLRNVFLLAARRATAPPVPRPGDHRAEEAEASYFELTTSQVQKAATPFLRSVDAVAQTCAASVPVRLDATVSSVTSGLGRLLLSDGTLVRAAGAQVAGLVMPGARVVVTGERVGLQDVVGGSVISTKPNVALAPFDITQCYKLRIAPVQPAEALDTDPLLHPFDGYRAEGAPAGQLWLERGMAIYVEAICTPPGTTPDPSTGKYLRYTVRLSGSTKAFLSSTTAHASNWEMEAGDFWKLPDQFNGKGQLKAEWYSRECDADLPNPCGSAVNGTVRLIRTEIFPMSVTGPGGYCHTQYEETEFALPDRDPSLDDGPDSLTFGPLYNVFEPTSVVSMVGLNSLLGGTRSFHALAYKVTGPDTSTYPDLEEVAENEDFAIYPTRDPYWESYDEIGVDHPAGVAWPTVRGVRNGASYQYACIVPPVVRDVVDFCPTAPDSYYKLPYKPELGLVKTGQGNDTDFTHCGAGYPYKCAQKYAFDFSIPNGKPIVAARGGTVIWVRENAKNSCSSTSACKEEDYFCCIESSGGGICVQGDMAKLGNVCHADSECDSASPGGDGDCRCTGNSVWVEHSDGSVALYAHMQEDKVDVEEGDRVYRGDPIGITGNTGCSTGPHLHFHVIGTTGQGDAWQKATRQVRFEHDGGDCFIPPSGSSSESTNRNWLAQ; this is encoded by the coding sequence ATGAAACGACTCCAGCCCTCCGTCCGCCTGCTGGCTCACTCGGCTTTCGCGATGGCACTCTCGCTCAGCGTTCTGCCCTCCGCCGCCTTGGCGCGGTGCGGCGACGGCGTCCAGGAGGCTGCCGAAGAATGCGATGACGGCAACAACAGCTCCGGCGACTGCTGCTCGAGCACCTGCACCTACGAGGAAGCCGGTACCCCCTGCTCCAACTTCGACGCCTGCCACGTCACCGGCGTCTGCGACGACGGTGAATGTGCCGGCGGCGAGCCGCTGGCCTGCGATGACGGCAATCCTTGCACGGTCGACTACTGCAACGCCGACGCCGGCGGCTGCCAGGCCAACGCCATCGCCGGCTGCTGCACCGAGGACGACTCCTGTGACGATGGCGTCACCTGCAACGGACAGGAAACCTGCGTCCTGGCGCCGATGGCAAGCTCGGGAAGCTGCCACGCCGGTACACCCGTCGCCTGCGACGACGGAGACGCATGTACGGTGGATCAGTGCGTCCCGGCACAGCGCGGCTGCCAGCACACGCCCTCCGCAAGCGCGCCCGGCTGCGTTGCCGAAGACGTCGACGGAGACGGCGTCTGGGACCGCTTCGACAATTGCCTGGACACGCCGCCGGGCATGCTTCCCACGCTCGACGGCTGCTCATCCGGAGACATGTCGGAGAACCCGCTGAACCTGATCCGGCAGTCGGATGCAGCCTACGCCAAGCTCATCAGTACCTTTCTGGCCGACGAGACGGTGCGTCGCGAGCGCAAGCTTGCGCAGAGGATGCGCAAGACCATGGAGCGAGGTGCCTATCAGGTCGGCGCGGGACGCTCGTGCACGGCGGTCAAGACGTTCTTCAAGGCCGAAAAGCTCAACGACAAGATCCTCTTCTCGCTCAACCAGCGCCTCCGCAACGTCTTCCTGCTGGCAGCCAGGCGCGCGACCGCCCCGCCGGTCCCTCGGCCCGGCGACCACCGCGCCGAGGAAGCCGAGGCGAGCTACTTCGAGCTGACGACGTCGCAGGTACAGAAAGCGGCAACGCCGTTCCTGCGCTCGGTCGATGCGGTGGCGCAGACTTGCGCAGCCTCGGTGCCGGTCAGGCTCGACGCCACCGTCAGCAGCGTCACTTCGGGCCTGGGTCGGCTGCTGCTGAGCGATGGCACCCTGGTTCGCGCCGCTGGCGCCCAGGTCGCGGGTTTGGTGATGCCCGGTGCGCGCGTGGTCGTCACGGGCGAGAGGGTGGGGCTTCAGGACGTCGTCGGAGGCTCGGTCATCAGCACCAAGCCGAATGTTGCGCTTGCCCCGTTCGACATCACGCAATGCTACAAGCTGCGCATCGCCCCGGTGCAGCCGGCCGAAGCGCTCGACACCGATCCTCTCCTGCATCCGTTCGACGGTTATCGCGCCGAGGGCGCGCCGGCCGGCCAGCTCTGGCTGGAACGCGGCATGGCCATCTATGTCGAAGCGATCTGCACGCCGCCGGGAACGACCCCAGATCCGTCAACCGGCAAATATCTCCGCTATACCGTCAGGCTCTCGGGAAGCACGAAAGCCTTTCTCAGCAGCACGACGGCCCACGCGTCGAACTGGGAGATGGAGGCGGGCGACTTCTGGAAGCTGCCGGACCAGTTCAACGGCAAAGGCCAGCTGAAGGCCGAATGGTACTCACGCGAGTGCGACGCCGACCTGCCGAATCCGTGCGGCAGCGCCGTCAACGGTACCGTCCGGCTCATCCGCACGGAGATCTTCCCGATGTCGGTCACCGGCCCTGGTGGCTATTGTCACACGCAATACGAGGAGACGGAGTTCGCGCTGCCCGACCGCGATCCCTCCCTCGACGACGGTCCGGACTCCCTCACGTTCGGTCCGCTCTATAACGTCTTCGAGCCCACTTCGGTGGTTTCCATGGTCGGGCTGAACAGCCTGCTCGGCGGCACGCGCTCATTTCACGCGCTCGCCTACAAGGTCACGGGACCGGACACGTCGACGTATCCCGATCTCGAAGAAGTCGCGGAGAACGAGGACTTCGCGATCTATCCCACCCGCGATCCGTACTGGGAAAGCTACGACGAGATCGGCGTCGACCATCCGGCAGGCGTGGCGTGGCCGACGGTGCGCGGCGTGCGCAACGGGGCGAGCTATCAATACGCCTGCATCGTGCCGCCCGTGGTGCGCGACGTGGTCGACTTCTGCCCCACCGCGCCCGACAGCTACTACAAGCTGCCGTACAAGCCGGAGCTCGGCCTGGTCAAGACGGGGCAGGGCAACGATACCGACTTCACGCACTGCGGTGCGGGATATCCGTACAAGTGCGCACAGAAGTATGCATTCGATTTCAGCATTCCCAATGGCAAGCCGATCGTGGCGGCGCGTGGCGGAACGGTGATCTGGGTGCGTGAAAACGCCAAGAACAGCTGCTCGAGCACCAGCGCCTGCAAGGAGGAGGATTACTTCTGCTGCATCGAGTCCAGCGGCGGCGGGATTTGCGTTCAAGGAGACATGGCCAAGCTCGGCAACGTCTGCCACGCCGATAGCGAGTGCGATTCGGCGTCGCCAGGAGGCGACGGCGATTGCCGTTGCACGGGCAACAGCGTCTGGGTCGAGCACAGCGATGGTTCGGTCGCTCTGTATGCCCACATGCAGGAGGACAAGGTGGACGTCGAGGAGGGAGACCGCGTCTACCGCGGCGATCCCATCGGCATCACCGGCAACACCGGATGCTCGACCGGGCCGCACCTGCACTTCCATGTGATCGGCACCACGGGTCAGGGCGATGCATGGCAGAAGGCGACCAGGCAGGTTCGCTTCGAGCACGACGGCGGCGACTGCTTCATCCCGCCCTCGGGAAGCTCGAGCGAGTCGACGAACAGGAACTGGCTCGCGCAGTAG